One window of the Bartonella bacilliformis KC583 genome contains the following:
- a CDS encoding transporter substrate-binding domain-containing protein → MKSLVIALIASVALFTQWANAETLKIASEGSYPPFSYIDSNNKLHGFDIDISYALCEKMKVECVIIAQDFDGIIPGLLAKKYDAIIASLNPTQERLKKIDFTNAYYSTELAVIVTKDSNIEKISTEAFKGKNLGVQSNTVQAIYAEDNYASKGANIKLYPTAIEVNRDLISHRLDVSITDKLQILNWLKNEGEECCKFLGVIENTKLPVAIAIRKKNENLKNKFNQAIEEIHADGTYEKIIKKYFKSDSYNIDMN, encoded by the coding sequence ATGAAATCATTGGTAATAGCTCTCATAGCAAGTGTAGCGTTGTTTACCCAATGGGCTAATGCCGAGACACTGAAAATTGCCAGCGAAGGCTCTTACCCTCCTTTTAGTTATATTGACTCAAACAATAAACTCCATGGTTTTGATATTGATATATCTTATGCACTTTGCGAGAAAATGAAAGTTGAATGCGTTATTATCGCCCAGGACTTTGATGGAATTATTCCTGGTCTCCTTGCTAAAAAATATGACGCTATCATAGCATCATTGAATCCTACACAAGAGCGGCTAAAAAAAATAGATTTCACAAATGCTTATTATAGTACGGAATTAGCAGTCATTGTTACTAAAGATTCAAACATCGAAAAAATTTCAACAGAGGCATTTAAAGGAAAAAACCTTGGTGTACAGTCAAATACTGTACAAGCTATATATGCAGAAGATAATTATGCTTCTAAAGGAGCGAACATTAAACTCTATCCCACAGCAATAGAAGTCAATCGCGATCTTATAAGTCATCGCCTTGATGTAAGTATTACTGATAAGTTACAAATATTAAACTGGCTTAAAAATGAAGGAGAAGAATGCTGTAAATTTTTAGGAGTCATTGAGAATACAAAACTCCCTGTTGCAATTGCTATACGAAAAAAAAATGAAAATCTTAAAAATAAGTTTAATCAAGCTATAGAAGAAATTCATGCAGATGGAACATATGAAAAAATTATAAAAAAATATTTTAAATCAGATAGTTATAATATTGACATGAATTGA
- the gltA gene encoding citrate synthase — MPENKAYIIINDKKIELPVRKGTIGPDVIEIASLYKETDTFTYDPGFTSTASCESKITYIDGDEGVLLYHGYSIDQLAENGDFLETCYLLLYGELPNKQQKIDFDRCIMQHTMVHEQFARFFHGFRRDSHPMAVMVACLGAMSAFYHDSINITDPQQRMIASIRLISKVPTLAAMAYKYSIGQPFVYPRNDLNYATNFLHMCFSVPCEEYKISPVIARAMDRIFTLHADHEQNASTSTVRLAGSSGANPFACIAAGVACLWGPAHGGANEACLKMLQEIGSVKKIPQFIARAKDKNDPFRLMGFGHRVYKNYDPRAKIMQKTCHEVLKELNIQDNPLFDIAMELEHIALNDEYFINKKLYPNVDFYSGITLKALGFPTEMFTVLFALARSVGWVAQWKEMIEDPEQKIGRPRQLYTGPTAREYISIDNRL; from the coding sequence ATGCCTGAGAATAAAGCATATATTATCATCAATGATAAAAAAATAGAATTGCCAGTACGTAAAGGAACTATTGGTCCTGATGTCATTGAGATTGCTTCTCTCTATAAAGAAACTGACACTTTCACTTATGATCCTGGCTTTACTTCAACAGCTTCTTGTGAATCGAAAATTACTTATATCGATGGAGATGAAGGCGTACTGCTTTACCACGGCTATTCTATTGATCAGCTAGCTGAAAACGGAGATTTTCTTGAAACATGCTATCTTTTGCTTTATGGTGAGCTCCCAAACAAACAACAAAAAATAGATTTTGATCGCTGTATTATGCAGCATACAATGGTGCATGAACAATTTGCACGCTTCTTCCACGGATTTCGTCGCGATTCTCATCCTATGGCTGTTATGGTCGCTTGTCTTGGTGCTATGTCTGCATTCTATCATGACTCTATTAATATTACAGATCCTCAACAGAGAATGATTGCCTCCATTCGTCTTATCTCAAAGGTTCCAACTCTTGCTGCTATGGCATATAAATACAGTATTGGGCAACCTTTTGTTTATCCACGTAATGACCTTAATTACGCTACAAATTTCCTTCATATGTGCTTCTCTGTTCCTTGTGAAGAATACAAAATTAGCCCTGTTATTGCTCGAGCTATGGATCGAATTTTTACTCTTCATGCAGATCATGAACAAAATGCATCTACATCAACAGTACGCCTTGCAGGTTCATCAGGAGCTAATCCGTTTGCATGTATTGCAGCAGGTGTTGCATGCCTTTGGGGGCCAGCTCATGGTGGAGCTAATGAAGCATGTCTAAAAATGCTACAAGAGATAGGCTCTGTTAAAAAAATTCCTCAATTTATTGCGCGTGCAAAAGATAAAAATGATCCTTTTCGTCTTATGGGCTTCGGCCACAGAGTCTACAAAAATTATGATCCACGTGCAAAGATTATGCAGAAAACCTGCCATGAAGTTTTAAAAGAGCTCAACATTCAAGATAACCCACTTTTTGATATAGCGATGGAGCTTGAGCACATCGCTCTGAATGATGAATATTTCATTAACAAAAAGCTCTATCCTAATGTCGACTTCTATTCTGGTATTACATTAAAAGCTTTAGGATTCCCTACGGAAATGTTTACTGTTCTCTTCGCATTAGCACGCAGTGTTGGTTGGGTTGCACAATGGAAAGAAATGATTGAAGATCCAGAGCAAAAAATTGGCCGACCACGCCAACTTTACACAGGTCCTACTGCACGTGAATATATCTCTATAGATAATCGCCTATAA
- the gltX gene encoding glutamate--tRNA ligase, producing MSVITRFAPSPTGFLHIGGARTALFNWLYAKHHGGKMLLRIEDTDRERSTDAAVKAIINGLHWIGLSYDGDPISQFERTERHREVAEQLVKDGKAYYCYASPEELAEMRESARAEGRPPHYDGHWRDRDISEAPKGIKPVIRIKAPKEGATIVRDRVQGDVLFPNKDLDDFIILRSDGTPTYMLAVVVDDHDMGITHIIRGDDHLTNAARQTIIFNAMGWKIPVMAHIPLIHGEDGAKLSKRHGALGVDAYRAMGYLPAALRNYLVRLGWSHGNDEIISTEDMISWFDIDDINKGAARLDFKKLNAINGHYIRMSTDQDLFDSTLSILPEIESGLEIIDKLDKKHRAQFLAAIPHIKERSKTLLELIDGASFIFTKQPLLLDEKAKMLLNEDGQAILKSIYPILESCSYWDTNTLDEALRHYAQKQELKFGTIAQPLRAALTGRATSPGVFDVLVLLGRNESLNRINQQINTTKCS from the coding sequence GTGTCTGTCATTACCCGTTTTGCACCATCACCCACAGGCTTTCTTCATATTGGTGGAGCCCGCACTGCTCTCTTTAATTGGCTTTATGCAAAACATCATGGTGGAAAAATGCTTTTACGCATTGAAGATACAGACCGAGAACGCTCGACAGATGCCGCTGTTAAAGCAATCATAAATGGCTTGCATTGGATAGGACTTAGCTATGATGGAGATCCTATTTCGCAATTTGAGCGAACAGAACGTCATCGTGAAGTTGCAGAACAATTAGTCAAAGATGGTAAAGCTTATTATTGTTATGCATCACCTGAAGAATTAGCTGAAATGCGAGAAAGTGCACGTGCAGAAGGTCGCCCACCACATTATGATGGACATTGGCGTGATCGTGATATTTCTGAAGCTCCTAAAGGTATAAAACCTGTCATTCGCATCAAAGCACCCAAAGAGGGAGCAACAATTGTGCGCGATCGCGTTCAAGGTGATGTTCTTTTTCCGAATAAAGACTTAGATGATTTTATTATTTTACGTTCCGATGGTACTCCAACCTACATGCTTGCTGTTGTTGTTGACGATCATGATATGGGAATCACGCATATCATTCGTGGTGATGATCATCTCACAAATGCAGCACGCCAAACAATTATCTTTAATGCAATGGGGTGGAAAATCCCTGTTATGGCACATATTCCACTTATCCATGGTGAAGATGGTGCAAAATTGTCAAAGCGACATGGAGCACTAGGTGTCGATGCTTACCGAGCAATGGGATATCTTCCTGCTGCTTTGCGCAATTATCTTGTTCGCTTAGGTTGGAGCCATGGTAATGATGAAATCATCTCAACCGAAGATATGATTTCTTGGTTTGATATTGATGATATTAATAAAGGTGCTGCTCGTCTTGATTTCAAAAAATTGAATGCCATCAATGGACACTATATACGTATGAGCACTGATCAGGATCTTTTTGATTCCACTTTGAGCATTTTACCAGAAATTGAAAGCGGTTTAGAAATAATAGACAAGCTTGATAAAAAACACCGTGCCCAATTTCTAGCCGCAATACCCCATATAAAAGAACGTTCTAAAACACTTCTTGAACTTATTGACGGTGCATCCTTTATCTTTACAAAACAACCGTTATTACTTGATGAAAAAGCAAAAATGCTCTTAAATGAAGATGGTCAAGCCATCCTAAAAAGCATCTACCCTATTCTTGAATCTTGCTCATATTGGGATACAAATACACTCGATGAAGCTTTACGACATTATGCGCAAAAACAAGAACTTAAATTCGGAACCATTGCTCAACCTCTTCGAGCAGCGCTTACAGGACGCGCAACATCACCAGGTGTTTTTGACGTTCTTGTTTTGTTAGGACGAAATGAATCTCTCAACCGTATTAATCAGCAAATCAATACAACCAAGTGCTCATAA
- a CDS encoding ComEC/Rec2 family competence protein, whose protein sequence is MLDPNKINDDLSIGNFSKKGNFILSQRGYPSIIDGSNNATYNEKKLSLFNILRDFIILVWQWLIECIKKEISFGLLFLLILVFSTTGVIFYFSLDQEPNWEQFVVLIISFLGILYILRCYRGIWLVVGFLFCVLLGALAAKIETWRMSTPMLSNNVSTTLTGRIVSIETMEKGEFRLIVDVLKTKNPTLHYGPDRVRLVARHLPDGSVPGDGLYGKVRLRALSGPVRPGSYDFSFHNYFNRIGAQGTYFGKPIKISVSQPDTILGMASQKIENLRMKMTQRIRTKISGEEGSVAAALITGQRGAISSDTNEALRMSGLAHILSISGLHMALLSGMVIIVIRSFFALFPVFSSYYSTKKFSVIVALIITAFYLILSGAAVAAQRSFVMVAVMLIAVLCNRSGVTMRNFAIAGLAIVVVVPHEILGPSFQMSFSATIALIAAFEWWSKRHSSDRRKITPSHVGGKIVRFAFLSFSSTCSSSLIAGLASGIYAAYHFTNVAPFSIISNALALPIVSILVMPFGLIAAFAMLLEFEWLPLQIMGFGISLVTKIAYSITAISPVINPGFIPLSTLILLSLGLVGLTFFKTSLRFFFIIFIFIGIWVYVMRSPVQLIIADNMNLVGIINEKILYADRSRVSKFTKSVWEKSFYINETIKPTKIGPALNGQFVCDDNICTALLENGLKVVVLYKETDQCIKSDVIIQTSIMHDKTCNDVAGIVFTPQQLLSRGSVMMMKNKDIIWYYTAFHRPWNVHRQKLQNL, encoded by the coding sequence ATGCTCGATCCAAATAAAATTAATGATGATCTATCAATAGGAAATTTCTCAAAAAAGGGAAATTTTATCCTATCGCAACGAGGTTATCCTTCTATTATTGATGGTTCCAATAATGCTACTTATAACGAGAAAAAACTTTCTTTATTCAATATTTTAAGAGACTTCATAATTCTTGTTTGGCAGTGGCTGATAGAGTGCATAAAAAAAGAAATTTCTTTTGGTCTGCTCTTTTTATTGATTTTAGTGTTCTCTACTACAGGTGTTATCTTTTATTTCAGTTTAGACCAAGAGCCAAATTGGGAGCAATTCGTTGTATTGATCATTTCATTTCTTGGAATATTATATATTTTACGTTGTTATAGGGGAATATGGCTTGTCGTTGGGTTTTTATTTTGTGTTTTATTAGGTGCTTTAGCGGCAAAAATAGAAACATGGCGTATGTCTACGCCAATGTTGAGCAATAATGTTTCCACTACATTAACTGGGCGCATTGTTTCTATTGAAACGATGGAAAAAGGGGAATTTCGTTTAATTGTAGATGTTTTAAAAACAAAAAATCCAACTTTACATTATGGGCCTGATCGTGTTCGTTTAGTTGCAAGACATTTGCCTGATGGATCAGTTCCCGGTGATGGCTTGTACGGTAAAGTAAGACTTCGTGCTTTATCCGGACCTGTACGTCCAGGAAGTTATGATTTTAGTTTTCATAATTATTTTAATAGAATTGGTGCTCAAGGAACTTATTTCGGGAAACCGATCAAAATATCAGTTTCTCAACCTGATACTATATTGGGTATGGCATCACAGAAAATTGAAAATCTGCGAATGAAGATGACGCAAAGAATTCGTACAAAAATTAGTGGAGAAGAAGGTAGTGTTGCTGCTGCTTTAATAACAGGACAACGGGGGGCTATTTCGAGTGATACTAATGAAGCATTGCGTATGTCTGGATTAGCCCATATCTTGTCAATATCAGGTTTACATATGGCTCTACTTAGCGGCATGGTTATTATTGTTATTCGTAGTTTTTTTGCGTTATTTCCAGTCTTTTCATCCTATTATTCGACTAAGAAATTTTCTGTTATCGTTGCGTTAATAATTACAGCTTTTTATTTGATTTTGTCTGGCGCAGCTGTCGCAGCACAAAGAAGTTTTGTGATGGTTGCAGTGATGTTGATTGCTGTATTATGCAACCGTTCTGGTGTGACAATGCGTAATTTTGCTATTGCTGGTTTGGCCATTGTGGTTGTTGTTCCGCATGAAATATTAGGCCCCAGTTTTCAGATGTCATTTTCAGCAACTATAGCTTTAATTGCTGCTTTTGAGTGGTGGAGCAAAAGGCACTCTTCTGACAGGAGAAAAATAACACCATCTCATGTTGGAGGAAAGATAGTTCGTTTTGCTTTCTTATCATTTTCTTCAACTTGTTCATCTTCTCTTATAGCAGGGCTTGCTAGTGGAATTTATGCTGCTTATCATTTTACAAATGTAGCACCTTTCAGTATTATAAGTAATGCTTTGGCTCTACCTATTGTATCAATTTTGGTGATGCCTTTTGGATTGATAGCAGCATTTGCGATGCTTTTGGAATTTGAATGGTTGCCATTACAAATTATGGGTTTTGGTATCAGTCTTGTAACAAAAATTGCTTATTCTATCACAGCTATTTCTCCAGTTATTAATCCTGGATTTATACCATTATCTACGTTGATTTTATTAAGTTTAGGTTTAGTTGGACTGACTTTTTTCAAAACATCTCTGAGATTCTTTTTTATTATTTTTATTTTTATAGGTATTTGGGTTTACGTAATGCGTTCACCTGTGCAATTAATCATAGCAGATAATATGAACCTTGTTGGTATTATAAATGAGAAAATATTGTATGCTGATCGTTCACGTGTTTCCAAATTTACGAAATCTGTATGGGAAAAATCATTCTATATAAACGAAACCATTAAACCAACAAAAATTGGTCCTGCGCTGAACGGACAATTTGTTTGTGATGATAATATTTGTACAGCCTTATTAGAAAATGGATTAAAAGTTGTTGTGTTATATAAAGAAACGGATCAATGTATCAAATCAGATGTTATAATTCAGACATCTATAATGCACGATAAAACATGCAATGATGTTGCAGGAATAGTATTTACGCCTCAGCAACTTTTATCACGAGGTAGTGTTATGATGATGAAAAACAAAGATATTATCTGGTATTATACAGCTTTTCATCGACCATGGAATGTCCATAGACAAAAATTACAAAATCTATAA